In the Setaria italica strain Yugu1 chromosome VI, Setaria_italica_v2.0, whole genome shotgun sequence genome, one interval contains:
- the LOC101778851 gene encoding uncharacterized protein LOC101778851, with amino-acid sequence MDFNFLRLQPCEGPFYGIVPSKGSYSIGRVFLTVTFGTQANYRTEYLTFDVVNFKTSTHAILGRPMLVRFMVILHHTYLILKMLAPNGVLSVYDDIEMSYKCDTEIVQLAEALEYLAKAIAMVVEA; translated from the coding sequence atggacttcaacttcttGCGGCTCCAGCCTTGTGAAGGacccttctacggcattgtCCCTAGCAAAGGGTCCTACTCGATTGGCCGAGTTTTTTTGAcagtcacctttggcacacAGGCTAACTACCGCACGGAGTACCTCACATTTGATGTGGTGAACTTCAAGACTTCCACTCATGCCATCCTTGGTAGGCCCATGTTGGTGAGGTTTATGGTGATCCTGCAtcacacctacctcatcctcaagatgctgGCTCCAAACGGAGTCCTCTCCGTCTATGACGACATTGAAATGTCTTACAAGTGCGATACCGAGATAGTTCAGCTTGCGGAAGCCCTGGAGTACTTAGCAAAGGCCATCGCCATGGTAGTCGAGGCCTAG
- the LOC101779259 gene encoding two-component response regulator ORR12 translates to MWASNDGNDPVETTNTIGSPRVLLVDDSPSDCLRTCVHLRRHNVLVTAVKFPWQALELLNQEHVVNLVLTVDRILDHMSGYDLLMEVKKSPKLNHLPVVIISDDMIHERVKRCLDGGAKDYIQKPMEYSHVTRILSYI, encoded by the exons ATGTGGGCTTCTAATGATGGAAATGATCCTGTGGAGACTACCAACACAATTGGTTCTCCTCGTGTGCTCTTAGTTGATGATTCTCCATCTGATTGCCTTAGGACCTGCGTCCACTTAAGGCGCCATAATGTTCTAG TGACTGCTGTCAAATTCCCATGGCAAGCCTTAGAGCTCTTGAATCAG GAACATGTGGTGAACCTAGTTCTAACTGTGGATCGAATTCTAGATCATATGAGTGGATATGATCTACTGATGGAAGTGAAG AAATCACCAAAGTTAAACCATCTCCCTGTGGTGATTATCTCCGATGATATGATCCATGAAAGGGTCAAAAG GTGCTTGGATGGGGGAGCCAAGGACTACATCCAAAAGCCTATGGAGTATAGTCATGTTACTCGCATTTTAAGCTACATTTGA